One part of the Vigna radiata var. radiata cultivar VC1973A unplaced genomic scaffold, Vradiata_ver6 scaffold_216, whole genome shotgun sequence genome encodes these proteins:
- the LOC111241134 gene encoding uncharacterized protein LOC111241134, with the protein MNDLVYVMYNSKLKSRQIRKSIALPFDDIESDDEWIAEETDDVVEIDQVEGENDSENVYLDGATTDHVLDALDLDNITFGNNEDAQHSSEEELDENDNGDDGDDDAIIRGLED; encoded by the coding sequence atgaatgatttaGTTTATGTGATGTATAACTCCAAGCTGAAAAGTAGACAAATTCGAAAATCTATAGCTCTTCCATTTGATGACATAGAATCAGATGATGAATGGATAGCTGAAGAGAcagatgatgttgttgagattgaTCAAGTTGAAGGTGAAAATGATAGTGAAAATGTTTACTTAGATGGAGCAACAACAGATCATGTTCTAGATGCTCTTGATCTTGATAACATAACATTTGGGAACAATGAGGATGCACAACATTCATCAGAGGAAGAGTTAGATGAGAATGATAATGGAGATGATGGAGATGATGATGCCATTATTAGAGGATTAGAGGATTAG
- the LOC106754462 gene encoding uncharacterized protein LOC106754462 isoform X3 — protein MFPMTTLVQFSIKCSLLKPKFFHDGIYKRPTFPFSRMEAKVGSFSGNSLKLREGRESLCFLGSAVFQNGVLLKDKGSKRENRMVAVRNNQGFGFNGGGGGRDDGATARLLGNIALAVGLTYLSVTGQLGWILDAIVSIWLIAVLIPIVGVGAFLWWAGRDIMQGTCPNCGNDFQVFKSSLNDDLQLCPFCGQPFSVCSLGYFISILICICC, from the exons ATGTTTCCCATGACCACACTTGTACAATTCTCTATCAAATGTTCGCTCTTGAAGCCCAAGTTCTTCCATGATGGCATATACAAGAGACCAACTTTCCCTTTCTCTCGGATGGAAGCAAAGGTTGGCTCTTTTAGTGGGAATAGCTTGAAACTAAGAGAGGGCAGGGAGAGCTTGTGCTTTTTGGGAAGCGCAGTGTTTCAAAATGGGGTTTTGTTGAAAGATAAGGGTTCCAAGAGGGAAAACAGAATGGTGGCGGTGAGGAATAATCAGGGGTTTGGCTTcaacggtggtggtggtggaagagatgaTGGTGCCACCGCTCGGCTTTTGGGAAATATTGCTTTAGCTGTTGGACTGACTTACCTTTCTGTGACTGGACAACTTGGTTGGATTTTGGATGCTATTGTCTCCATTTGG CTCATTGCAGTGTTAATACCAATAGTAGGTGTTGGTGCTTTCCTCTGGTGGGCAGGACGAGATATAATGCAAGGCACT TGTCCAAATTGTGGAAATGATTTTCAGGTTTTTAA ATCTTCTCTGAATGATGATTTGCAGCTGTGCCCTTTTTGTGGTCAACCTTTTTCTG TCTGTAGCCTGGGGTACTTCATTTCAATTCTAATTTGTATCTG TTGTTGA
- the LOC106754462 gene encoding uncharacterized protein LOC106754462 isoform X2: MFPMTTLVQFSIKCSLLKPKFFHDGIYKRPTFPFSRMEAKVGSFSGNSLKLREGRESLCFLGSAVFQNGVLLKDKGSKRENRMVAVRNNQGFGFNGGGGGRDDGATARLLGNIALAVGLTYLSVTGQLGWILDAIVSIWLIAVLIPIVGVGAFLWWAGRDIMQGTCPNCGNDFQVFKSSLNDDLQLCPFCGQPFSVVENEFVKESVKFSNQSTTFGQAFNNFTRSKNEKDSGRAIDVEAEIKDVD; encoded by the exons ATGTTTCCCATGACCACACTTGTACAATTCTCTATCAAATGTTCGCTCTTGAAGCCCAAGTTCTTCCATGATGGCATATACAAGAGACCAACTTTCCCTTTCTCTCGGATGGAAGCAAAGGTTGGCTCTTTTAGTGGGAATAGCTTGAAACTAAGAGAGGGCAGGGAGAGCTTGTGCTTTTTGGGAAGCGCAGTGTTTCAAAATGGGGTTTTGTTGAAAGATAAGGGTTCCAAGAGGGAAAACAGAATGGTGGCGGTGAGGAATAATCAGGGGTTTGGCTTcaacggtggtggtggtggaagagatgaTGGTGCCACCGCTCGGCTTTTGGGAAATATTGCTTTAGCTGTTGGACTGACTTACCTTTCTGTGACTGGACAACTTGGTTGGATTTTGGATGCTATTGTCTCCATTTGG CTCATTGCAGTGTTAATACCAATAGTAGGTGTTGGTGCTTTCCTCTGGTGGGCAGGACGAGATATAATGCAAGGCACT TGTCCAAATTGTGGAAATGATTTTCAGGTTTTTAA ATCTTCTCTGAATGATGATTTGCAGCTGTGCCCTTTTTGTGGTCAACCTTTTTCTG TTGTTGAAAATGAGTTTGTGAAGGAATCAGTGAAGTTTTCAAACCAATCTACAACATTTGGACAAGCATTCAATAATTTCACCCGTTCTAAAAATG AAAAAGATTCTGGTAGAGCAATTGATGTTGAAGCTGAAATTAAAGATGTAGACTGA
- the LOC106754462 gene encoding uncharacterized protein LOC106754462 isoform X1, which translates to MSGNASNSGEVNPSVSSSSIRSRSKNAPGNRSDIGWKHGFDVNGNGRKVKCNYCSKIVSGGIFRFKHHLAGTREDSEPCASVPDEIKILMIKIVAEAKNASLKKRKINIGEDEEESESLEGXHRVXGFKGKEKVATTSKGGVQXTINQMMKKGYKEEVDAQVAEFFYTSAIPFNVIRNPXFAKMCEMIGKYGVGYKPPSYHDIREKLLKQAVKKTDANLEEYKEEWKKTGCTIMSDGWTDRKRRSICNFLVNSPRGTVFLYSLDTSDISKXADKVFKMLDHVVDFVGEENVVQVVTDNAANFKAAGELLMQKREKLYWTPCAAHCIDLIFEDFEKNLKVHELTIKKGRKITTYIYGRSMLISLLKKFTKGRDLIRPGVTRFATAYLTLVCLHELKASLLTMFSSEEWKTSKFGTSQEGRKVAHVVLDSRFWKNVSTCLKAAAPLMVVLRLVDSDVKPAMGFIYEEMDCAKEKIRSNFNNIKKSYEEVWRIIDARWDNQLHRPLHAAAYFLNPHFHYEPNFRSDDGGEVKEGXYFCMRRLXPXMAERRKINLQIVEFHNARGLFGMEDAKECRKELNPGEWWDMFGDGTPELKRFAIRILSLTCSSSGCERN; encoded by the exons ATGTCGGGAAACGCATCAAATTCTGGAGAAGTTAATCCAAGTGTATCTTCATCATCAATTAGAAGTAGAAGTAAAAATGCTCCGGGAAATCGATCTGATATTGGATGGAAACATGGATTTGATGTTAATGGTAATGGAAGAAAAGTGAAATGCAACTATTGCTCAAAGATTGTAAGTGGAGGCATATTTAGATTTAAGCATCATCTTGCTGGAACTAGAGAAGATTCAGAACCTTGTGCTTCTGTTCcggatgaaataaaaattttgatgataaaaatagttGCAGAAGCTAAGAATGcttcattaaagaaaagaaagataaatatcGGTGAAGACGAGGAAGAAAGTGAGAGTCTTGAAGGAGNACACAGGGTATTNGgttttaaaggaaaagaaaaagttgctACTACTAGTAAGGGGGGAGTTCAAGNAACTATAAATCAAATGATGAAAAAAGGAtacaaagaagaagttgatgcTCAAGTTGCTGAATTCTTTTACACCAGTGCCATTCCTTTTAATGTAATTAGAAATCCANCATTTGCAAAGATGTGTGAAATGATTGGTAAGTATGGAGTTGGATACAAACCACCATCTTATCATGATATTAGAGAGAAGCTCTTGAAACAAGCTGTGAAGAAAACAGATGCAAATCTTGAGGAATATAAGGAGGAGTGGAAGAAAACTGGATGTACAATTATGTCTGATGGTTGGACGGATAGAAAAAGACGTTCTATTTGCAACTTCTTGGTGAATAGTCCTAGAGGGACGGTTTTTCTTTATTCACTTGACACTTCAGACATTTCAAAANCAGCtgataaagtttttaaaatgttgGATCATGTTGTCGACTTTGTTGGAGAAGAAAATGTTGTTCAAGTTGTCACTGATAATGCTGCAAATTTCAAGGCAGCCGGAGAGTTGTTGATgcaaaagagggaaaaattgtATTGGACTCCATGTGCAGCACATTGCATTGATTTGATATtcgaagattttgaaaaaaatttgaaggTCCATGAATTGACCATtaagaagggaagaaaaatTACCACTTACATTTATGGGAGATCAATGTTGATTTCcttattgaaaaagtttactaaaGGTAGAGACCTTATAAGACCAGGTGTGACTAGATTTGCCACGGCTTATTTAACTCTTGTTTGTCTTCATGAATTGAAGGCATCGTTGTTGACCATGTTCAGCTCTGAGGAATGGAAGACAAGCAAGTTTGGAACTTCACAAGAGGGAAGAAAAGTAGCACATGTAGTATTAGATAGTCGATTTTGGAAGAATGTCTCCACATGCTTGAAAGCTGCTGCCCCTCTTATGGTTGTCTTAAGATTAGTGGACTCAGATGTAAAACCCGCAATGGGTTTCATTTATGAAGAGATGGACTGTGCAAAAGAAAAGATTAGGTCTAACTTTAACAACATCAAAAAGAg TTATGAAGAGGTTTGGAGAATAATTGATGCTCGATGGGATAATCAACTTCATAGGCCTTTGCATGCAGCTGCCTATTTTCTAAACCCTCATTTCCACTATGAACCTAACTTTAGATCTGATGATGGTGGAGAGGTGAAAGAAGGANTGTATTTTTGCATGAGAAGATTGNTACCAGANAtggcagaaagaagaaaaattaatttacaaattgttgaatttcataATGCTAGAGGATTGTTTGGAATGGAAGATGCAAAAGAATGTAGGAAAGAGTTAAATCCTGGGGAATGGTGGGACATGTTTGGTGATGGAACTCCGGAGTTGAAGCGGTTTGCTATTCGAATTCTAAGCTTGACTTGTAGTTCTTCTGGATGTGAGCGTAACTAG